From the genome of Pseudomonas sp. WJP1:
CAGTTTCTGGCCGTGGCGGATTTCAATTCCGCCGATCTCCATTAGAAATTCCAGCTCTTTCTGTGCGTAGTCGTCCACCAGTTTGTACTTGGCGATCCCGTATTCATTCAGGCCGCCGGCCTTTTCACGGGCCTCGAAAATCACCACGTCATGGCCGTGCATCGCACTGCGGTGGGCGCAGGACAACCCGGCGGGCCCGGCACCCACCACGGCAATGCGCTTGCCGGTGGCGGCGGCACGGGGGAACGGGTGCTGGCTGAAGTGTGCGTTGTCCACGGCATAACGCTGTAACAGGCCGATCAGCACCGGCGCGCATTCATGGGCGTTGTTGCGCACACAGGCTTGCTGGCAAAGAATCTCGGTCGGACAGACCCGGGCGCAACTGCCTCCGAGGATGTTGGCCGAGAGGATTTTCTGCGCCGCGCCCTGCACGTTGTCCTGATGGATGTTGCGGATGAACGAGGGAATATCGATTTCGCTCGGGCAGGCATTCACGCAGGGCGCGTCGTAGCAATACAGGCAGCGCGAAGCTTCCAGGTGAGCCTGGCGATCGTTGAGTGGCGGCGCCAGGTCGGTGAAATGGCCGGCGAGGGCGGCCGCGCTCTCAATGGGATGCGGGAGGTGGGTCAGGGTCTTGATCACGGTTTGGGCCTCACGGTTATTTGAGGTGCTGCCTCTGATGGGCATTTTTTGTGGCTGTACTGGCCTCTTCGCTGGCAAGCCAGCTCCCACAGGGATCTCGGGCGTTCACATAACCTGTGGGAGCTGGCTTGCCAGCGATAGGCCGGAGGCCGCTTTCAGCGTTTAACAGCAGTGGGCTGATTCAACTCAGCCCGTTTGCTCAGCAAATCAAACACCGCCGGATATGCCGGCCGTTCGATGTAGCGCCCGGCACCACGTTCAGCGCGCAAGTCGCCATCGGCCCAGACCACGCGCCCCTGGCTGATGGTATGGCTCGGTACACCGCGCACGGTCTTGCCTTCGAAGATGTTGAAGTCGACCTGCTGGTGATGGGTCTTGGCGGAAATCGTCCGCGTACCTTGTGGGTCCCACAGCACCAGGTCGGCATCGGCGCCGACGCGGATCGCGCCTTTGCGTGGGTAGAGGTTGAAGATTTTCGCGGTGTTGGTGGAGGTCAGCGCGACGAATTGCTGCATCGAAAAACGCCCGGTGTTCACGCCTTCATCCCACAACACGGCCATGCGGTCTTCGATGCCGGCGGTGCCGTTGGGGATCTTGCTGAAGTCGTCTTTGCCGGCGGCTTTTTGCTCGGCGCAGAAGCAGCAGTGGTCGGTGGCGGTAGTGTGCAGGTTGCCCGCCTGCAAGCCATGCCAGAGCGCCTCCTGGTGACCGCGAGGACGGAACGGTGGGCTCATCACGTAACCGGCGGCGGTCTGCCAGTCCGGGTGCCGGTAGACGCTGTCGTCCAGCAGCAGATGCCCGGCCAGCACTTCGCCGTAGACCGGTTGGCCCTTGGCGCGGGCGTAGGTGATTTCGTCGAGGGCCTCCTTGGTCGAGACGTGGACCAGATACAGCGGCGTGCCGAGGGTTTCGGCAATGCGGATGGCGCGACTCGCGGCTTCGCCTTCCACCTGCGAGGGGCGCGATAGGGGATGCGCTTCGGGCCCGGTCATGCCCTGGGCCATGAGTTTGCGTTGCAGGTGATACACCAGCTCACCGTTTTCCGCATGCACGGTCGGCACTGCGCCCAGTTCCAGGCAGCGCTCGAAACTCGCCACCAGGGTGTCATCCGCCGCCATGATCGCGTTCTTGTAGGCCATGAAATGTTTGAAGCTGTTGACCCCGTGATGAATCACCAGCTCGGCCATTTCTTCGCGAACCTGCTCACTCCACCAAGTGATGGCGACGTGGAAGCCGTAGTCGGACGCCGACTTTTCGGCCCAGCCACGCCACTGATGGAAGGCTTCCATCAGGGACTGTTGCGGATTGGGAATCACGAAATCGATGATCGACGTGGTGCCACCGGCCAGGCCCGCTGCCGTGCCACTGAAAAAGTCTTCGCTGGCCACGGTGCCCATGAAGGGCAGTTGCATGTGGGTGTGGGGATCGATGCCGCCGGGCATCAGGTACTGACCGCTGCCGTCAAGTATCTCGGCACCTGCGGGAGCCTCGAGGTCTTCGCCAATGGCTTTGATTACGCCGTCTGCGCAATACACATCGGCGCGATAACTTTCATCATGGGTAATAACGGTGGCGCCACGGATCAACAGAGACATTCCGAGTTCCTCGCAGGCATGACCGGCTGATGCCGGTTCTAGATGTTTTATATGAGGCCAGCGTCAACCGTTGTATTCCTGTCATCGCTGTCAGGATTAAAAGCTAGTCCGAGTTATGGGAATCAGCAAGAATATTTTTTATAAGCTTATGAATGTTTTAACTATCTGATAAATAAAGATAAATAGCCAAAATCAGCAAAATGGTGCGGCCGCTCCCCATTTTGACGCACTTGACAGGATCTAAATATGGTCAAGATTTCTTATGTGAAATCAGCCGTTTGAGGATGGTCTATGGTTGATGCGCGACCGTGAGAAAAACATCGATGCACCAGATTGAGTCCTGACTGTTCGGACAACTTGGCGGACCAGTGGCATGACCTTTAACCAAGTGCTGCCCCGTTGATCCAATAAAACTGATAAACATCAGTTGTTT
Proteins encoded in this window:
- the hydA gene encoding dihydropyrimidinase, whose product is MSLLIRGATVITHDESYRADVYCADGVIKAIGEDLEAPAGAEILDGSGQYLMPGGIDPHTHMQLPFMGTVASEDFFSGTAAGLAGGTTSIIDFVIPNPQQSLMEAFHQWRGWAEKSASDYGFHVAITWWSEQVREEMAELVIHHGVNSFKHFMAYKNAIMAADDTLVASFERCLELGAVPTVHAENGELVYHLQRKLMAQGMTGPEAHPLSRPSQVEGEAASRAIRIAETLGTPLYLVHVSTKEALDEITYARAKGQPVYGEVLAGHLLLDDSVYRHPDWQTAAGYVMSPPFRPRGHQEALWHGLQAGNLHTTATDHCCFCAEQKAAGKDDFSKIPNGTAGIEDRMAVLWDEGVNTGRFSMQQFVALTSTNTAKIFNLYPRKGAIRVGADADLVLWDPQGTRTISAKTHHQQVDFNIFEGKTVRGVPSHTISQGRVVWADGDLRAERGAGRYIERPAYPAVFDLLSKRAELNQPTAVKR